From the Lolium rigidum isolate FL_2022 chromosome 2, APGP_CSIRO_Lrig_0.1, whole genome shotgun sequence genome, one window contains:
- the LOC124691383 gene encoding uncharacterized protein LOC124691383 isoform X1 — protein sequence MSKLVPRESKGEMRGVGGPLLTVSDLLSDLAVDGGDDHLDGGGGDASVPSSPLAAQQVEEADPSHLQGLFEEDYDNLMKSLQENDPSWPSLMLKLCTALKTSDKLLGCANAKARQLLEKVEALEQVLEKGDHTVGAILEGLQNAQLKGDSRTSKSNAPSK from the exons ATGTCAA AACTGGTTCCGAGAGAGAGCAAAGGAGAGATGCGGGGAGTCGGAGGCCCGTTGCTCACcgtcagcgatctcctcagcgacctcgccgtcgacggaggcGACGAccacctcgacggcggcggcggagacgcaTCTGTACCCTCATCCCCGTTGGCAGCGCAGCAGGTTGAGGAGGCCGACCCGTCCCACCTCCAAGGGCTCTTCGAG GAAGACTATGACAATCTGATGAAGTCACTACAGGAGAATGACCCTTCATGGCCCTCCTTGATGCTGAAG TTGTGCACAGCGTTGAAGACCTCAGATAAGCTGCTGGGCTGCGCGAACGCGAAGGCGCGACAGCTGCTGGAGAAGGTGGAGGCGCTGGAGCAAGTGCTAGAGAAGGGAGATCACACGGTGGGAGCGATTTTAGAGGGTCTCCAGAACGCGCAACTTAAGGGTGATAGCAGGACTTCGAAATCAAATGCACCTAGCAAGTAG
- the LOC124691383 gene encoding uncharacterized protein LOC124691383 isoform X2: MRGVGGPLLTVSDLLSDLAVDGGDDHLDGGGGDASVPSSPLAAQQVEEADPSHLQGLFEEDYDNLMKSLQENDPSWPSLMLKLCTALKTSDKLLGCANAKARQLLEKVEALEQVLEKGDHTVGAILEGLQNAQLKGDSRTSKSNAPSK; encoded by the exons ATGCGGGGAGTCGGAGGCCCGTTGCTCACcgtcagcgatctcctcagcgacctcgccgtcgacggaggcGACGAccacctcgacggcggcggcggagacgcaTCTGTACCCTCATCCCCGTTGGCAGCGCAGCAGGTTGAGGAGGCCGACCCGTCCCACCTCCAAGGGCTCTTCGAG GAAGACTATGACAATCTGATGAAGTCACTACAGGAGAATGACCCTTCATGGCCCTCCTTGATGCTGAAG TTGTGCACAGCGTTGAAGACCTCAGATAAGCTGCTGGGCTGCGCGAACGCGAAGGCGCGACAGCTGCTGGAGAAGGTGGAGGCGCTGGAGCAAGTGCTAGAGAAGGGAGATCACACGGTGGGAGCGATTTTAGAGGGTCTCCAGAACGCGCAACTTAAGGGTGATAGCAGGACTTCGAAATCAAATGCACCTAGCAAGTAG